A window of Corvus hawaiiensis isolate bCorHaw1 chromosome 17, bCorHaw1.pri.cur, whole genome shotgun sequence contains these coding sequences:
- the L3MBTL1 gene encoding lethal(3)malignant brain tumor-like protein 1 isoform X2, whose translation MDSRGEMEVVRSTKGSAAGEVSVHVVTTESTVQSTHLPTTAFIIPANAAAINLPTSTLEIQRFPREPQRSTGAERPERGAGNEPITAAVIPQISGVQTCSTVRVLEWKDGVATLPGSNLRFRINEYGTLKVVSADKMPPVEAVKEGHAEKDGDSEVAPPSRDNPTVAQDVPEQPTLPAAEGLCHCDTCGRRHVWDGAREGRGFCSEHCHQQFKERSVIVENSASSTNATEILKPVKKRKRKDYQSPSEEEYESEQMEEKQEERKSSVEDSAMSNLEAEAWNGSQHGASEEKKEGWSWASYLEEQKAVAAPLDLFQDYQVASQHKNGFKVGMKLEGIDPQHPSMYFILTVAEVCGYRMRLHFDGYSECHDFWLNADSPDIHPAGWFEETGHKLQPPKGYKEEEFSWTNYLKLTKAQAAPKHLFMVRNTHEASPGFKVGMKLEAVDRMNPSLICVATVTDVVDNRFLVHFDNWDDTYDYWCDPSSPYIHPVGWCHEHGKPLTPPQDYPDPDNFTWEKYLKETGASAVPAWAFKVRPPHGFLVNMKLEAVDRRTPSFIRVASVEDVEDHRIKIHFDGWSHVYDFWIDADHPDIHPMGWCSKTGHPLQPPLRPKEPASSGHGGCPSLGCKSIPHSKSSKYSFHHRKCPTPGCDGSGHVTGRFTAHYCLSGCPLAEKNQGRLKADLSDTEASTRKRSPMGFPQRKKSRHHGRGRPPKYRKIQQEDFQTISSDNMHQSLFMSALSAHPDRSLSLCWEQHCKLLPGVAGITAATVAKWTIDEVFSFVQTLTGCEDQAKLFKDEMIDGEAFLLLTQADIVKIMSVKLGPALKIYNAILMFKNADDTLK comes from the exons CAAACGCCGCTGCCATCAACCTTCCCACGAGCACCTTAGAAATCCAGCGATTCCCCCGGGAGCCCCAGAGAAGCACAGGGGCCGAGAGGCCAGAGAGGGGAGCAGGCAATGAGCCCATCACAGCTGCTGTCATTCCCCAGATCAGCGGGGTGCAGACCTGCAGCACAGTCCGTGTGCTGGAGTGGAAAGATGGGGTGGCAACTTTGCCTGGGAGTAACCTGCGG TTCCGGATTAATGAGTACGGGACGCTGAAGGTGGTGAGTGCTGATAAGATGCCTCCTGTGGAAGCTGTAAAGGAGGGTCACGCAGAGAAAGATGGGGACTCAGAGGTGGCACCTCCCAGCAGAGACAATCCTACCGTGGCTCAGG ACGTGCCGGAGCAGCCCACGCTGCCGGCAGCAGAAGGCCTGTGCCACTGCGATACCTGCGGCCGCAGACACGTGTGGGACGGGGCCCGGGAAGGCCGGGGCTTCTGCAGCGAGCACTGCCACCAGCAGTTCAAAGAGAG GTCCGTCATCGTGGAAaactctgccagcagcaccaaTGCCACTGAAATCCTCAAGCCTGTGAAGAAACGAAAGAGGAAGGACTATCAGAGCCCCTCAGAGGAAGAATATGAATCTGAGCAAATG gaggaaaagcaggaagagaggaaaagctCTGTGGAAGACTCTGCCATGAGCAATCTGGAGGCTGAGGCGTGGAACGGGAGCCAGCACG GTGCCAgtgaggagaagaaagaaggctggTCTTGGGCGTCCTACttggaggagcagaaagctgtCGCTGCCCCTTTAGATCTCTTCCAGGAT tACCAAGTAGCTTCCCAGCACAAGAACGGCTTTAAAGTGGGGATGAAGCTGGAGGGGATCGACCCGCAGCACCCATCTATGTACTTCATCCTGACAGTGGCTGAG GTGTGTGGTTACCGGATGCGCCTCCACTTCGATGGCTACTCCGAGTGCCATGACTTCTGGCTGAACGCCGACTCCCCTGACATCCACCCTGCTGGCTGGTTTGAGGAGACAGGGCACAAACTCCAGCCCCCCAAAG GTTATAAGGAAGAAGAATTCAGCTGGACAAACTACCTGAAGTTAACAAAGGCTCAGGCAGCTCCTAAGCACCTCTTCATGGTCCGAAACACT cACGAGGCTTCCCCAGGCTTCAAGGTGGGCATGAAGCTCGAAGCCGTGGACCGCATGAACCCCTCCCTGATCTGTGTTGCCACAGTGACTGACGTGGTGGACAATCGCTTTCTGGTGCACTTTGACAACTGGGATGATACTTATGACTACTG GTGTGACCCCAGCAGTCCATACATCCACCCAGTTGGATGGTGTCATGAGCACGGCAAACCCCTCACACCTCCTCAAG ATTATCCTGATCCTGACAACTTCACCTGGGAAAAGTACTTGAAAGAAACTGGAGCATCTGCTGTCCCTGCTTGGGCCTTTAAAGTG CGCCCACCCCACGGCTTCCTGGTCAACATGAAGCTGGAGGCAGTGGACAGGAGGACTCCTTCCTTCATCCGAGTGGCCAGTGTGGAGGATGTGGAAGATCACAGGATAAAG ATCCATTTTGATGGCTGGAGCCACGTGTATGATTTCTGGATTGATGCAGATCATCCAGACATCCATCCCATGGGCTGGTGCTCAAAAACTGGACACCCGCTGCAGCCTCCTCTGA GGCCAAAGGAACCAGCCTCCTCTGGCCATGGGGGCTGCCCAAGCCTGGGCTGCAAGAGCATCCCTCACTCCAAGAGCTCCAAGTACAGCTTTCACCACAG GAAGTGCCCCACACCGGGCTGCGATGGGTCAGGCCACGTGACGGGGAGGTTCACAGCCCATTACTGCCTCTCAGGGTGCCCGCTGGCAGAGAAGAACCAGGGCAGGCTGAAGGCTGACTTGTCCGACACCGAGGCCTCGACTCGCAAGAGGAGCCCGATGGGTTTCCCTCAGCGAAAGAAATCTCGGCACCACGGGAG AGGGAGACCTCCAAAGTACCGGAAGATCCAGCAGGAAGACTTCCAGA CTATTTCTTCAGACAATATGCACCAGTCGCTCTTCATGTCCGCCCTGTCCGCCCACCCCGAccgctccctgtccctgtgctgggagcagcactgcaagCTGCTGCCGGGGGTGGCTGGCATCACAGCAGCCACGGTGGCCAAGTGGACCATTGATGAG GTGTTTAGCTTTGTTCAGACTCTGACGGGTTGCGAGGACCAAGCCAAGCTCTTCAAGGATGAG ATGATCGATGGCGAGGCGTTCCTCTTGCTGACGCAGGCTGACATCGTCAAGATTATGAGTGTCAAGCTGGGCCCGGCACTCAA
- the L3MBTL1 gene encoding lethal(3)malignant brain tumor-like protein 1 isoform X1 yields the protein MDSRGEMEVVRSTKGSAAGEVSVHVVTTESTVQSTHLPTTAFIIPANAAAINLPTSTLEIQRFPREPQRSTGAERPERGAGNEPITAAVIPQISGVQTCSTVRVLEWKDGVATLPGSNLRFRINEYGTLKVVSADKMPPVEAVKEGHAEKDGDSEVAPPSRDNPTVAQDVPEQPTLPAAEGLCHCDTCGRRHVWDGAREGRGFCSEHCHQQFKERSVIVENSASSTNATEILKPVKKRKRKDYQSPSEEEYESEQMEEKQEERKSSVEDSAMSNLEAEAWNGSQHGASEEKKEGWSWASYLEEQKAVAAPLDLFQDYQVASQHKNGFKVGMKLEGIDPQHPSMYFILTVAEVCGYRMRLHFDGYSECHDFWLNADSPDIHPAGWFEETGHKLQPPKGVVGYKEEEFSWTNYLKLTKAQAAPKHLFMVRNTHEASPGFKVGMKLEAVDRMNPSLICVATVTDVVDNRFLVHFDNWDDTYDYWCDPSSPYIHPVGWCHEHGKPLTPPQDYPDPDNFTWEKYLKETGASAVPAWAFKVRPPHGFLVNMKLEAVDRRTPSFIRVASVEDVEDHRIKIHFDGWSHVYDFWIDADHPDIHPMGWCSKTGHPLQPPLRPKEPASSGHGGCPSLGCKSIPHSKSSKYSFHHRKCPTPGCDGSGHVTGRFTAHYCLSGCPLAEKNQGRLKADLSDTEASTRKRSPMGFPQRKKSRHHGRGRPPKYRKIQQEDFQTISSDNMHQSLFMSALSAHPDRSLSLCWEQHCKLLPGVAGITAATVAKWTIDEVFSFVQTLTGCEDQAKLFKDEMIDGEAFLLLTQADIVKIMSVKLGPALKIYNAILMFKNADDTLK from the exons CAAACGCCGCTGCCATCAACCTTCCCACGAGCACCTTAGAAATCCAGCGATTCCCCCGGGAGCCCCAGAGAAGCACAGGGGCCGAGAGGCCAGAGAGGGGAGCAGGCAATGAGCCCATCACAGCTGCTGTCATTCCCCAGATCAGCGGGGTGCAGACCTGCAGCACAGTCCGTGTGCTGGAGTGGAAAGATGGGGTGGCAACTTTGCCTGGGAGTAACCTGCGG TTCCGGATTAATGAGTACGGGACGCTGAAGGTGGTGAGTGCTGATAAGATGCCTCCTGTGGAAGCTGTAAAGGAGGGTCACGCAGAGAAAGATGGGGACTCAGAGGTGGCACCTCCCAGCAGAGACAATCCTACCGTGGCTCAGG ACGTGCCGGAGCAGCCCACGCTGCCGGCAGCAGAAGGCCTGTGCCACTGCGATACCTGCGGCCGCAGACACGTGTGGGACGGGGCCCGGGAAGGCCGGGGCTTCTGCAGCGAGCACTGCCACCAGCAGTTCAAAGAGAG GTCCGTCATCGTGGAAaactctgccagcagcaccaaTGCCACTGAAATCCTCAAGCCTGTGAAGAAACGAAAGAGGAAGGACTATCAGAGCCCCTCAGAGGAAGAATATGAATCTGAGCAAATG gaggaaaagcaggaagagaggaaaagctCTGTGGAAGACTCTGCCATGAGCAATCTGGAGGCTGAGGCGTGGAACGGGAGCCAGCACG GTGCCAgtgaggagaagaaagaaggctggTCTTGGGCGTCCTACttggaggagcagaaagctgtCGCTGCCCCTTTAGATCTCTTCCAGGAT tACCAAGTAGCTTCCCAGCACAAGAACGGCTTTAAAGTGGGGATGAAGCTGGAGGGGATCGACCCGCAGCACCCATCTATGTACTTCATCCTGACAGTGGCTGAG GTGTGTGGTTACCGGATGCGCCTCCACTTCGATGGCTACTCCGAGTGCCATGACTTCTGGCTGAACGCCGACTCCCCTGACATCCACCCTGCTGGCTGGTTTGAGGAGACAGGGCACAAACTCCAGCCCCCCAAAG GGGTTGTAGGTTATAAGGAAGAAGAATTCAGCTGGACAAACTACCTGAAGTTAACAAAGGCTCAGGCAGCTCCTAAGCACCTCTTCATGGTCCGAAACACT cACGAGGCTTCCCCAGGCTTCAAGGTGGGCATGAAGCTCGAAGCCGTGGACCGCATGAACCCCTCCCTGATCTGTGTTGCCACAGTGACTGACGTGGTGGACAATCGCTTTCTGGTGCACTTTGACAACTGGGATGATACTTATGACTACTG GTGTGACCCCAGCAGTCCATACATCCACCCAGTTGGATGGTGTCATGAGCACGGCAAACCCCTCACACCTCCTCAAG ATTATCCTGATCCTGACAACTTCACCTGGGAAAAGTACTTGAAAGAAACTGGAGCATCTGCTGTCCCTGCTTGGGCCTTTAAAGTG CGCCCACCCCACGGCTTCCTGGTCAACATGAAGCTGGAGGCAGTGGACAGGAGGACTCCTTCCTTCATCCGAGTGGCCAGTGTGGAGGATGTGGAAGATCACAGGATAAAG ATCCATTTTGATGGCTGGAGCCACGTGTATGATTTCTGGATTGATGCAGATCATCCAGACATCCATCCCATGGGCTGGTGCTCAAAAACTGGACACCCGCTGCAGCCTCCTCTGA GGCCAAAGGAACCAGCCTCCTCTGGCCATGGGGGCTGCCCAAGCCTGGGCTGCAAGAGCATCCCTCACTCCAAGAGCTCCAAGTACAGCTTTCACCACAG GAAGTGCCCCACACCGGGCTGCGATGGGTCAGGCCACGTGACGGGGAGGTTCACAGCCCATTACTGCCTCTCAGGGTGCCCGCTGGCAGAGAAGAACCAGGGCAGGCTGAAGGCTGACTTGTCCGACACCGAGGCCTCGACTCGCAAGAGGAGCCCGATGGGTTTCCCTCAGCGAAAGAAATCTCGGCACCACGGGAG AGGGAGACCTCCAAAGTACCGGAAGATCCAGCAGGAAGACTTCCAGA CTATTTCTTCAGACAATATGCACCAGTCGCTCTTCATGTCCGCCCTGTCCGCCCACCCCGAccgctccctgtccctgtgctgggagcagcactgcaagCTGCTGCCGGGGGTGGCTGGCATCACAGCAGCCACGGTGGCCAAGTGGACCATTGATGAG GTGTTTAGCTTTGTTCAGACTCTGACGGGTTGCGAGGACCAAGCCAAGCTCTTCAAGGATGAG ATGATCGATGGCGAGGCGTTCCTCTTGCTGACGCAGGCTGACATCGTCAAGATTATGAGTGTCAAGCTGGGCCCGGCACTCAA